A region from the Lolium perenne isolate Kyuss_39 chromosome 4, Kyuss_2.0, whole genome shotgun sequence genome encodes:
- the LOC139830690 gene encoding uncharacterized protein has protein sequence MMEAPTDEEETPMEEEEAEAEEEETEVEEDDDVEFAWSDDDGPHLDETTDQQRALVESFESEKKLQDDAHAREEAQIHRAVELSLQAAQQGRADVDLLLELLRLAPALRTERRRAQQELRQRGGDDGAGPSNAPSGGQ, from the coding sequence atgatggaggcccCAACGGATGAGGAGGAGAcaccaatggaggaggaggaggccgaggcggaggaggaggagaccgaggtggaggaggacgacgacgtcgaGTTCgcgtggtccgacgacgacgggccgcacctGGACGAGACgaccgatcagcaacgcgcgcttgtcgagtccttcgagtcggagaagaagctccaggacgacgcccatgcccgcgaagaggcgcagattcatcgcgccgtcgagctctccctccaggcggcgcagcaaGGAAGGGCGGATGTCGACCTGCTGCTGGAGCTGCTGCGTCTGGCCCCCGCCCTACGCAcggagaggcggcgcgcgcagCAAGAGCTGCGTcagaggggaggcgacgacggggcggggccgtcgaacgcaccgtcgggcggtcagtag